From the genome of uncultured Cohaesibacter sp., one region includes:
- the plsY gene encoding glycerol-3-phosphate 1-O-acyltransferase PlsY encodes MPDPITWSHSLPYLLMALLFGYLLGSTPFGLILTRIAGLGDVRAIGSGNIGATNVLRTGNKLIAALTLLGDLLKGTVAVVVANEWGSETANVAGMGAFLGHLFPLWLGFKGGKGVATFLGVLLGLYWPGFLLFGFIWLATAYITRYSSLSALIASGLTPFAMIGFGEWQLAELFAVLAALLWLKHKPNINRLINGTESRIGGKKETPPSDDDPTIVSETQPPEQTL; translated from the coding sequence ATGCCAGATCCGATTACCTGGAGCCACTCGCTGCCCTACCTGTTGATGGCTCTGCTTTTTGGCTATCTGCTGGGCTCCACGCCGTTTGGTCTCATCCTGACCCGCATCGCAGGTCTCGGCGATGTTCGCGCCATCGGCTCGGGCAACATCGGCGCGACAAACGTGCTGCGCACCGGCAACAAGCTGATCGCTGCCCTGACGCTTCTGGGCGACCTGCTGAAGGGGACGGTCGCAGTTGTTGTTGCCAACGAATGGGGCAGCGAAACCGCCAATGTCGCCGGAATGGGGGCCTTTCTGGGACATCTCTTCCCGCTCTGGCTGGGCTTCAAGGGCGGCAAAGGCGTTGCAACCTTCCTTGGCGTCCTCCTCGGCCTTTATTGGCCCGGCTTCCTGCTATTCGGCTTCATCTGGCTGGCGACGGCCTACATCACGCGCTATTCCTCGCTGTCTGCCCTGATCGCCAGCGGCCTGACGCCCTTTGCCATGATCGGCTTTGGCGAGTGGCAATTGGCCGAGCTCTTCGCGGTTCTGGCCGCCCTGCTCTGGCTCAAGCACAAGCCGAACATCAACCGCCTGATCAACGGCACCGAGAGCAGGATCGGCGGCAAGAAGGAAACACCGCCCTCGGACGATGATCCGACGATCGTCAGCGAGACACAGCCACCGGAACAGACGCTCTAG
- the gatC gene encoding Asp-tRNA(Asn)/Glu-tRNA(Gln) amidotransferase subunit GatC produces MSIDKDTVKRVARLARLSVTEDEAENLKGELNSILNWVEMLNEVDVDGVVPMTAVVDQEMKKRQDVINDGNYADRVVSNAPASEDNYFMVPKVIE; encoded by the coding sequence ATGTCAATTGATAAGGACACGGTCAAGCGCGTGGCGCGTCTCGCCCGCCTGTCCGTTACTGAAGATGAGGCAGAGAACCTCAAAGGTGAGCTCAATTCCATTCTGAACTGGGTGGAGATGCTCAATGAGGTGGATGTGGATGGCGTCGTGCCGATGACGGCCGTCGTCGATCAGGAGATGAAAAAGCGTCAGGACGTCATCAATGACGGCAATTACGCAGACCGTGTCGTCTCCAATGCCCCGGCTTCGGAAGACAATTATTTCATGGTTCCCAAGGTGATCGAATAG
- the dprA gene encoding DNA-processing protein DprA — protein sequence MQSGAPPADGNGLDAEEPTFHQLSDSERFDWLRLIRSENIGPATFHDLVRYFGSASKALEAVPDLARRGGARKPIRLASEQDIEEEWQQLYRAGARLVALGEQDYPRALAHIHAPPPLLTIAGNTDLAQRLTVAIVGSRNCSAIGIKLTKMLAYDLGAEGVTITSGLARGVDTAAHQASLSTGTIAIVAGGLNCIFPKENLDLAHTIARQGLLVSEMPWNWQGRAQDFPRRNRIISGVSAGTLVIEAAKRSGTLITARYALEQGREIFAIPGSPLDPRAEGTNNLIKQGACLVCNADDILANLTERFANAGSVTGLISEPGGPSQIKESDDDLDSSVRQDFIRILSPTPITIDELVRQSGLAPGDIHMMLLELDLAGKLERHGNQSVSLIP from the coding sequence ATGCAGAGCGGCGCTCCCCCCGCAGACGGGAATGGCTTGGATGCCGAAGAGCCAACCTTTCATCAGCTAAGCGACAGCGAACGCTTTGACTGGCTCCGTCTGATCCGGTCGGAAAACATCGGCCCGGCCACCTTTCACGATCTGGTGCGCTATTTCGGCAGTGCCAGCAAAGCATTGGAGGCCGTCCCGGATCTCGCCCGCCGGGGTGGAGCCCGTAAGCCGATCAGACTTGCGTCCGAACAGGACATAGAGGAAGAGTGGCAGCAGCTCTATCGCGCCGGGGCTCGCCTCGTTGCTCTGGGCGAGCAGGATTATCCCCGCGCTCTCGCCCATATCCATGCCCCTCCGCCCCTTCTCACGATTGCCGGCAACACCGATCTGGCGCAACGGTTGACCGTCGCAATCGTTGGCTCGCGAAACTGCTCTGCAATCGGCATCAAGCTGACCAAGATGCTGGCCTATGATCTCGGAGCTGAAGGTGTCACCATCACTTCGGGTCTGGCGCGAGGGGTCGACACAGCTGCCCATCAGGCCAGCCTTTCCACCGGAACCATCGCCATCGTCGCTGGTGGGCTCAATTGCATCTTCCCCAAGGAAAATCTCGATCTCGCCCATACCATTGCCCGACAGGGCCTGCTCGTCTCCGAAATGCCATGGAACTGGCAGGGACGGGCGCAGGACTTCCCACGCCGCAACCGCATCATCTCCGGTGTTTCCGCCGGAACACTGGTGATTGAAGCGGCCAAGCGCTCCGGCACCCTGATCACGGCGCGCTATGCGCTCGAACAGGGACGCGAGATCTTTGCCATTCCCGGCTCACCGCTCGATCCGCGTGCCGAGGGAACCAACAATCTCATCAAGCAGGGTGCCTGCCTCGTCTGCAATGCAGATGATATTCTCGCCAACCTGACCGAACGGTTTGCCAACGCTGGGTCTGTGACTGGCCTGATCAGCGAACCCGGCGGCCCCTCTCAGATAAAAGAGAGTGACGACGACCTCGATAGCTCTGTCAGACAAGACTTCATCAGGATATTGAGCCCAACCCCCATCACCATCGACGAACTGGTGCGCCAGTCAGGGCTGGCACCCGGAGACATTCACATGATGTTGCTGGAACTGGATCTGGCGGGAAAACTGGAACGCCACGGCAATCAGTCGGTCTCGCTCATCCCCTGA
- a CDS encoding aspartate carbamoyltransferase catalytic subunit, producing MSSETSDNARTKIVAFVHRHLLGIDGLTPPEITDLLDLAEEAVKISQQVEKKKAILKGRTQINLFFEASTRTQSSFELAGKRLGADVMNMSVKNSSVSKGETLLDTAMTLNAMHPDILVVRHAAAGAPQLLARKVGCSVINAGDGAHEHPTQALLDALTIRRHKGQLDNLVVAICGDILHSRVARSNILLLSAMGAEIRLIAPSTLLPANVEAMGVKCYRDMRKGLDGADVVMMLRLQLERMNGAFVPSVREYFHFYGLDEEKLSYATDDAIVMHPGPMNRGVEIDSSVADAGRSVIHEQVEMGVAVRMAVIETLSKNTAEFGPVEQE from the coding sequence ATGTCTAGCGAAACCTCAGACAACGCTAGGACGAAGATCGTGGCATTTGTGCACCGCCATCTGCTCGGCATAGACGGGCTGACCCCTCCCGAAATTACCGACCTGCTTGATCTGGCTGAAGAAGCCGTCAAGATTTCCCAACAAGTTGAAAAGAAGAAGGCGATCCTCAAGGGACGCACCCAGATCAACCTCTTCTTTGAAGCCTCCACCCGCACGCAAAGCTCTTTCGAGCTTGCCGGAAAACGGCTCGGTGCGGACGTCATGAACATGTCGGTGAAGAACTCCTCCGTCTCCAAGGGCGAAACCCTTCTCGACACGGCCATGACGCTCAATGCGATGCACCCGGACATACTTGTGGTGCGGCACGCAGCGGCAGGCGCTCCCCAACTGCTTGCCCGCAAGGTCGGCTGTTCAGTGATCAACGCCGGTGACGGCGCGCACGAGCATCCCACTCAGGCCTTGCTTGATGCCCTGACCATTCGGCGGCACAAGGGACAGCTCGACAATCTGGTCGTAGCCATCTGTGGCGACATTCTCCACTCGCGGGTGGCCCGCTCCAACATCCTTCTCTTGTCGGCCATGGGGGCCGAGATCCGGCTCATCGCCCCGTCGACCCTCCTGCCCGCCAACGTCGAGGCAATGGGCGTCAAATGCTACCGCGACATGCGCAAGGGCCTCGATGGCGCCGATGTGGTCATGATGCTGCGCCTGCAGCTTGAGCGGATGAACGGTGCCTTTGTCCCGTCCGTGCGTGAATATTTCCACTTCTACGGCCTCGACGAGGAAAAGCTTTCCTACGCCACAGACGACGCCATCGTCATGCACCCCGGCCCCATGAACCGCGGTGTCGAAATCGACAGTTCGGTTGCCGATGCAGGCCGCTCGGTCATTCACGAGCAGGTGGAGATGGGTGTCGCCGTTCGCATGGCGGTCATCGAGACCCTCTCCAAGAACACCGCCGAATTCGGCCCAGTCGAGCAGGAATAG
- a CDS encoding dihydroorotase, which produces MPEKNQAPFALTNVRLIDPSTGLDERGAILVEAGKVKAIGANVAGHLPSDILRVDGGGKIAAPGLVDMHVTTGEPGAEHRETLKSASRAAAVGGVTTMACMPDTDPVIDDIALVDFIKRRARDTARVHVEPYAAMTRGLAGKEMTEIGLMLEAGAVALSNGRKAITNAQIMRRVMTYACDFDALVVHHPEDPDLVGNGVMNLGETSTRLGLPGIPCEAETIMVARDVRLAQLTGCRYHAGQISCAESLDIIRRAKDKGLKVTCGVSINHLTLNENDIGLYRTFYKMSPPLRSEEERQAMIEGVADGTIDVIVSAHDPQDVDTKRHPFAECADGAVGLETMLAAAMRLIHSDQLSLSQALKALSTTPASLLGLNAGSIAPGKPADIIVFDPDVPWVMDRDQLRSRSKNTAFHKARFNGRILQTYVDGQQVHHFDPS; this is translated from the coding sequence ATGCCTGAAAAGAACCAAGCACCCTTTGCCCTCACCAATGTGCGCCTGATCGATCCCTCGACCGGCCTCGATGAGCGCGGCGCCATCCTTGTCGAAGCTGGCAAGGTCAAGGCCATCGGCGCCAATGTCGCAGGTCACTTGCCATCGGACATCCTGCGGGTCGATGGAGGCGGCAAGATCGCAGCCCCCGGCCTCGTCGACATGCACGTCACCACCGGCGAGCCCGGCGCCGAGCACCGTGAAACCCTCAAGAGCGCCAGCCGCGCTGCCGCCGTCGGCGGCGTGACCACCATGGCCTGCATGCCCGATACCGATCCGGTGATCGACGACATCGCGCTGGTGGATTTCATCAAGCGCCGCGCCCGTGACACCGCCCGAGTTCATGTCGAGCCCTATGCCGCCATGACCCGTGGCCTTGCAGGCAAGGAAATGACCGAAATCGGCCTCATGCTCGAAGCCGGAGCCGTCGCCCTCTCCAATGGACGCAAGGCCATCACCAACGCCCAGATCATGCGCCGGGTGATGACCTATGCCTGTGACTTCGATGCCCTCGTCGTCCATCACCCCGAAGACCCCGATCTGGTCGGCAACGGTGTCATGAACCTTGGCGAGACCTCGACCCGGCTCGGTCTGCCCGGCATCCCGTGCGAGGCCGAAACCATCATGGTTGCCCGCGATGTCCGCCTCGCCCAGCTGACCGGTTGCCGCTATCACGCGGGCCAGATCTCCTGCGCCGAAAGCCTCGACATCATCCGCCGCGCCAAGGACAAGGGTCTGAAGGTCACCTGCGGTGTCTCGATCAACCATCTCACTCTCAATGAGAATGACATCGGCCTCTATCGCACCTTCTACAAGATGTCTCCGCCCCTTCGCAGCGAAGAGGAACGGCAGGCCATGATCGAGGGCGTTGCAGACGGCACCATCGACGTGATCGTCTCCGCCCATGACCCTCAGGACGTTGACACCAAACGCCATCCCTTTGCGGAATGCGCCGACGGAGCCGTCGGTCTGGAAACCATGCTGGCGGCTGCAATGCGCCTTATCCACAGCGATCAGTTGAGTCTGTCGCAAGCCCTGAAGGCCCTTTCCACCACTCCGGCAAGCCTTCTCGGTCTCAACGCGGGCAGCATCGCCCCCGGCAAACCGGCAGATATCATCGTCTTTGACCCTGACGTTCCCTGGGTCATGGATCGTGATCAGCTCCGCTCCCGGTCCAAGAACACGGCCTTCCACAAGGCACGGTTCAATGGCCGGATTCTTCAGACCTATGTCGATGGCCAGCAGGTTCACCATTTCGATCCCAGCTGA
- a CDS encoding DUF2332 domain-containing protein, translated as MNEKTIERYRRFAETEAAGRSALYEELALHVSMSDPLIGFLDRLPEPRRQPNLFFAATRFVAGLPTNAEDFEDLVAASGDRIAEVMCERTTQTNEPGRCATLMPSLARIDGPISLIEVGASAGLCLLPDCYGYDWGRHKLAPPSVENVDAPVFPCRASANAPLPIEHPEIVWRAGLDLNPLDVDSEEDMSWLKTLVWPEDVERLHRLTQSIEVARRGKPEVVKGDLRTDLMALIDRAPRDSTVVVFHTAVLSYLPVEADRRQFASKLLDRKDIIWLCNESPRVLSQRLTGAGEPPHGGLFLLSRNGAPVAWTGPHGQSIDWIVCG; from the coding sequence ATGAACGAGAAAACCATCGAACGATACAGGCGATTTGCCGAGACCGAGGCGGCAGGGCGCTCCGCGCTTTATGAAGAGTTGGCGCTTCATGTCTCAATGAGCGATCCCTTGATCGGCTTTCTTGATCGACTGCCGGAGCCACGCAGACAACCGAACCTCTTCTTCGCAGCCACCCGCTTTGTTGCGGGGCTGCCCACAAACGCTGAAGACTTCGAGGATCTGGTGGCGGCATCGGGGGATCGGATCGCGGAAGTGATGTGCGAGCGAACCACCCAGACGAATGAACCGGGCCGCTGCGCCACGCTGATGCCTTCGTTGGCCCGGATTGATGGACCGATTTCTCTTATCGAAGTCGGGGCCTCGGCTGGGCTTTGCCTGTTGCCCGATTGTTATGGCTATGACTGGGGCAGGCATAAGCTGGCCCCGCCCAGTGTCGAGAATGTCGATGCTCCCGTCTTTCCCTGCCGCGCTTCTGCAAACGCACCACTTCCCATAGAACATCCGGAGATCGTCTGGCGAGCCGGGCTTGATCTTAATCCGCTTGATGTGGACAGTGAGGAGGACATGTCGTGGCTGAAAACACTCGTTTGGCCGGAGGATGTGGAGCGGCTTCATCGCCTCACGCAGTCCATAGAGGTGGCGAGGCGGGGAAAGCCGGAGGTGGTGAAGGGGGATTTGCGAACGGATCTCATGGCTCTGATTGACCGGGCACCTCGCGACAGCACGGTGGTTGTCTTCCACACGGCTGTCCTGAGCTATCTTCCTGTTGAAGCAGACCGGCGCCAGTTCGCGAGCAAGCTACTGGACAGGAAGGATATCATCTGGCTGTGCAACGAGTCACCTCGGGTTTTGTCGCAAAGGCTGACCGGAGCAGGGGAGCCTCCGCATGGCGGACTGTTCCTTCTTTCCCGCAACGGGGCTCCGGTGGCCTGGACCGGACCTCATGGGCAGTCGATTGACTGGATTGTCTGTGGGTGA
- a CDS encoding AEC family transporter: MYIIIEAIIPTFFLVGLGLFMRRSGLIPENSWAGIETISYWLFFPALIFNSLFKANLQAVPWGDMTIALVCAIVVMAALLLAIYPILKNGLSVSNPSYTSIYQGVLRWNGFMALAIVQKAYGNDAMALVAVAMAAMIPLINIIIVAVMAIFLSEKKAGFKPVLINIAKNPFILASIAGLAVNLLEIPLWDPIASTVEITGRAGLASALLIVGSGLSLRAALPPSKGVWLASALRFIGMPALTVGFAIFFGLSGDPLEVLIICTAVPTAMNSYVLAKKMGGDAPLIAAIATWQTPLSAFAIPIWLLVARALNAG, from the coding sequence ATGTATATCATCATCGAAGCCATCATCCCCACCTTCTTCCTTGTCGGCCTCGGCCTTTTCATGCGTCGAAGTGGCCTTATTCCGGAGAACAGTTGGGCCGGGATCGAAACCATTTCCTACTGGCTCTTCTTTCCGGCTCTGATCTTCAATTCTCTATTCAAGGCCAACCTGCAGGCGGTCCCGTGGGGTGACATGACCATCGCGCTGGTATGCGCCATCGTGGTCATGGCAGCCCTCCTTTTGGCCATCTATCCAATTCTCAAGAACGGCTTATCGGTCTCCAATCCGTCCTATACATCCATTTATCAGGGTGTTTTGCGCTGGAACGGCTTCATGGCACTGGCCATCGTCCAGAAAGCTTACGGCAATGACGCCATGGCACTTGTCGCCGTTGCCATGGCCGCCATGATACCGCTGATTAACATCATAATCGTCGCCGTCATGGCGATCTTTCTGTCGGAGAAGAAAGCGGGCTTCAAGCCGGTCCTGATCAACATTGCCAAGAACCCCTTCATTCTGGCATCCATCGCGGGCCTTGCTGTCAATCTGCTTGAAATCCCGCTCTGGGATCCGATTGCCTCAACCGTCGAGATCACAGGCCGCGCAGGCCTTGCCTCCGCCTTGTTGATCGTAGGCTCCGGCTTGAGCCTGCGTGCCGCCTTACCACCAAGCAAAGGTGTCTGGTTGGCAAGCGCCCTTCGCTTCATCGGCATGCCAGCCTTGACCGTTGGCTTTGCGATATTCTTTGGTCTATCCGGCGACCCTCTGGAAGTTCTGATCATTTGCACAGCCGTTCCCACCGCTATGAACAGCTATGTCCTCGCCAAAAAGATGGGCGGCGACGCCCCTCTGATTGCTGCCATTGCGACATGGCAGACGCCGCTTTCCGCCTTTGCCATACCGATCTGGCTGCTTGTCGCTCGTGCCCTGAATGCTGGATAG
- the topA gene encoding type I DNA topoisomerase yields MDLVIVESPAKAKTINKYLGKNYKVLASYGHVRDLPSKDGSVLPDEDFSMTWEADAKSKKRLSEIAEAAKQSDRLILATDPDREGEAISWHVLQVLKSRRGVLKDKPVQRVVFNAITKESILEAMKHPRDIDVPLVDAYLARRALDYLVGFTLSPVLWRKLPGARSAGRVQSVALRLVCQREEEIEQFIPLEYWSIIADLQTAESADFQARLVAVDGVKKGRHDIANETEAADIKGLIEASSLSILSVEAKPVRRNPFAPFTTSTLQQEASRKLGFAAARTMQIAQRLYEGVSIGGETAGLITYMRTDGVQIAPEAIGPIRDAIKDEFGAQYVPGEPRVYTSKAKNAQEAHEAIRPTDIRRHPKQMAKYLDEEQLKLYTLVWRRTMASQMASAQMERTTVDILAESGSRSAELRATGSVVRFDGFLALYTESKDDEEDDEGSRLPPMTKGETVKQKAINATQHHTEPPPRFTEATLIKRMEELGIGRPSTYTATLSVLRDRGYVVLDKKRLIPEAKGRLVTGFLSNFFERYVQYDFTADLEEKLDRISAGELEWKDVLRDFWKEFSSHVDGTKELRVSQVLDTLNEVLAAYAFPPREDGKDPRACPSCDTGQLSLKTSRYGAFIGCSNYPECGYTRQLTADGNNDDQAQADGPKILGTDPDTGLEVSLRSGRFGPYVQLGDDKKPPRSSIPKGWELDSIDLEKALRLLSLPREVGLHPEDGKVISAGLGRYGPFVLHEGTYANLPSVEDIFTVGLNHAVSLLAEKRANGGARRTAQVLKDLGEHPDGGPIAVKSGRYGPYVNYGKINATLPKDLKPEEVTLEKALELIAEKAGKGGTKKAAAKKTTTKKTAAKKTTAKKTTTKKKSAAKSETEEAEDS; encoded by the coding sequence ATGGACCTTGTCATCGTTGAATCACCAGCAAAAGCCAAAACCATCAATAAGTATTTAGGTAAGAATTACAAGGTTTTGGCATCGTACGGACATGTCCGGGACTTACCATCCAAGGATGGCTCGGTGCTGCCTGACGAAGATTTTTCGATGACCTGGGAAGCCGATGCAAAAAGCAAGAAACGGCTCTCGGAAATTGCCGAAGCGGCGAAACAATCCGACCGCCTCATCCTCGCGACTGACCCTGATCGCGAAGGAGAAGCCATCTCGTGGCACGTACTTCAGGTGTTGAAAAGCCGTCGCGGCGTGCTCAAGGACAAGCCGGTCCAGCGGGTGGTTTTCAACGCCATCACCAAGGAATCGATCCTTGAGGCCATGAAGCATCCGCGCGATATCGATGTCCCGCTCGTCGATGCCTATCTTGCCCGGCGCGCTCTAGACTATCTGGTAGGCTTCACGCTCTCTCCCGTACTCTGGCGCAAGCTGCCCGGCGCGCGCTCCGCTGGCCGTGTGCAGTCGGTTGCCCTGCGCCTTGTCTGCCAGCGAGAGGAAGAGATCGAGCAGTTCATTCCGCTTGAATACTGGTCCATCATCGCCGACCTTCAGACCGCTGAAAGCGCCGACTTTCAGGCTCGTCTGGTCGCCGTGGATGGCGTGAAAAAGGGCCGACACGATATTGCCAACGAGACCGAAGCGGCCGACATCAAGGGCCTGATCGAAGCATCGAGCCTGTCGATCCTGTCGGTAGAGGCCAAGCCGGTCCGGCGCAATCCGTTCGCTCCTTTCACGACCTCGACCCTGCAGCAGGAAGCCTCTCGCAAGCTCGGCTTTGCCGCCGCCCGCACCATGCAGATCGCCCAGCGTCTCTATGAAGGTGTCTCCATCGGCGGCGAGACTGCCGGTCTCATCACCTATATGCGTACTGACGGTGTCCAGATCGCGCCGGAAGCCATCGGCCCGATCCGCGATGCCATCAAGGATGAGTTCGGCGCGCAATATGTACCGGGCGAGCCGCGCGTCTACACTTCCAAGGCTAAGAACGCGCAGGAAGCCCACGAAGCGATCCGCCCCACCGACATCCGCCGCCATCCCAAACAGATGGCAAAATATCTCGATGAGGAACAGCTCAAGCTCTACACACTCGTCTGGCGCCGCACCATGGCCAGCCAGATGGCCTCGGCCCAGATGGAGCGCACGACCGTCGACATCCTCGCCGAAAGTGGATCCCGCTCCGCCGAGCTGCGCGCCACCGGCTCCGTTGTCCGCTTTGATGGCTTCCTTGCCCTCTACACGGAATCCAAGGATGACGAAGAGGATGACGAAGGCAGCCGCCTGCCACCAATGACCAAGGGTGAGACGGTCAAGCAGAAGGCGATCAACGCCACCCAGCATCACACCGAGCCTCCTCCGCGCTTTACCGAGGCCACCCTCATCAAGCGCATGGAAGAACTCGGCATCGGTCGCCCCTCTACCTACACCGCGACCCTGTCCGTGCTGCGCGACCGCGGCTATGTCGTGCTCGACAAGAAGCGCCTCATTCCCGAAGCCAAGGGACGCCTCGTCACCGGCTTCCTGTCGAACTTCTTCGAGCGCTACGTCCAGTATGACTTCACCGCCGACCTCGAAGAAAAGCTCGACCGCATTTCCGCCGGTGAGTTGGAATGGAAAGACGTTCTGCGCGACTTCTGGAAGGAATTCTCCTCCCATGTGGACGGCACCAAGGAGCTGCGCGTCAGTCAGGTGCTCGACACCCTCAACGAAGTGCTCGCCGCCTATGCCTTCCCGCCACGCGAGGATGGCAAGGATCCACGCGCCTGCCCGTCTTGCGACACCGGCCAGCTCAGCCTGAAGACCAGCCGCTACGGCGCCTTCATCGGCTGCTCGAACTATCCCGAATGCGGCTACACCCGGCAGCTGACTGCCGACGGCAACAATGATGATCAGGCGCAGGCGGACGGCCCGAAAATCCTCGGAACCGATCCGGACACCGGCCTCGAGGTTTCCTTGCGCTCGGGTCGCTTCGGCCCCTATGTGCAGCTCGGCGACGACAAGAAGCCGCCGCGTTCCTCGATCCCCAAGGGCTGGGAGCTCGACAGCATTGATCTGGAAAAGGCCCTCAGGCTGCTTTCCCTGCCGCGCGAGGTGGGTCTTCACCCCGAAGATGGCAAAGTGATCTCAGCCGGCCTTGGCCGCTATGGTCCTTTTGTCCTGCACGAAGGCACCTATGCCAACCTGCCGAGTGTTGAGGACATCTTCACCGTCGGCCTCAACCACGCCGTCAGCCTTCTGGCCGAGAAACGCGCCAATGGCGGCGCTCGTCGCACCGCACAGGTCCTCAAAGATCTCGGTGAACATCCGGACGGCGGCCCGATTGCTGTCAAATCCGGCCGCTATGGTCCCTATGTCAACTATGGCAAGATCAATGCCACCCTGCCCAAGGACCTGAAGCCCGAAGAGGTCACCCTCGAAAAGGCTCTGGAACTGATCGCCGAGAAGGCTGGCAAGGGCGGCACCAAGAAAGCCGCCGCCAAAAAGACGACAACGAAAAAGACCGCTGCCAAGAAAACCACAGCGAAAAAGACAACA
- the ruvX gene encoding Holliday junction resolvase RuvX → MPLEDVIAGLQRGQRLMGLDLGTKTIGVAVSDTGLMIASAVETVQRKKFSQDAERLFALCAEHNVGGLVMGLPLNMDGSEGPRAQATRDFYLSLRDLWREREEEPLQLCLWDERLSTVAVTRTLLDADTSRARRGEVVDKMAASYILQGALDRARLAPPSIDDPDLDSNQAL, encoded by the coding sequence ATGCCACTTGAGGACGTGATTGCCGGTCTGCAACGTGGTCAGCGCCTGATGGGGCTGGATCTCGGCACCAAGACCATCGGTGTTGCCGTCTCCGACACGGGCCTGATGATCGCAAGTGCCGTCGAAACGGTCCAGCGCAAGAAATTCAGTCAGGACGCCGAACGGCTCTTCGCGCTCTGTGCCGAGCATAATGTCGGCGGCCTCGTCATGGGTCTGCCGCTCAACATGGATGGCTCGGAAGGGCCACGGGCGCAGGCGACGCGCGACTTCTACCTCTCCCTGCGCGACCTCTGGCGTGAGCGCGAAGAAGAGCCGCTCCAGCTTTGCCTCTGGGACGAACGCCTGTCGACGGTCGCCGTGACCCGCACCCTGCTGGATGCCGATACCTCCCGTGCACGACGGGGCGAAGTGGTTGACAAGATGGCTGCGTCCTACATACTTCAGGGAGCCCTTGATCGAGCCCGCCTTGCCCCTCCTTCGATCGACGATCCGGATCTCGATTCCAATCAAGCCCTATAA